A stretch of Saccharothrix texasensis DNA encodes these proteins:
- a CDS encoding ABC-F family ATP-binding cassette domain-containing protein: protein MGFLDANGLAFRLPDGRELFRDVSFKVGTNSVVALVGANGVGKTTLLRILSHELTPTAGSVRVQGGLGVMPQFVGSVRDESTVRDLLLAASPAPLRAAAKALDEVELQLMETDDEPTQMRYADAITAWGEVGGYDAEVLWDTVTVAALGVPFDRARFREVRTLSGGEQKRLVLEALLRGPEQVLLLDEPDNYLDVPGKRWLEERLRETGKAVLLVSHDRELLDVAATHVVTVEAHSAWTHPGSFGTWHAARAARIDRLAELHRRWNEEHDHLKELVRTLQIQARISEVMAAKYRVMRAKLEKFEEAGPPPELPTDEKVTPRLRGGRTGVRAVIVEDLELTGLMKPFDAEIFFEDRVAVLGSNGSGKSHFLRLLGGGDVAHTGVCRLGARVVPGLFAQTHQHPEWVGRTLVDVLWHGEGGRKGLDRGAAMAVLSRYGLAKQGDQRFETLSGGQQARFQVLLLELSGATLLLLDEPTDNLDLNSAEALQDALEGFTGTVVAVTHDRWFARGFDRFLLFRSDGEVVEVDEPVWDETRVKRAR from the coding sequence GTGGGATTCCTGGACGCCAACGGCCTCGCCTTCCGCCTGCCCGACGGTCGCGAGCTGTTCCGCGACGTGTCGTTCAAGGTCGGCACGAACAGCGTGGTCGCCCTGGTCGGCGCGAACGGCGTCGGCAAGACGACGCTGCTGCGGATCCTGTCCCACGAGCTGACACCCACCGCGGGCAGCGTCCGCGTGCAGGGCGGCCTCGGCGTGATGCCGCAGTTCGTCGGCTCGGTCCGCGACGAGAGCACCGTCCGCGACCTGCTGCTGGCCGCGTCGCCCGCGCCGCTGCGGGCCGCCGCCAAGGCGCTGGACGAGGTCGAGCTCCAGCTCATGGAGACCGACGACGAGCCCACCCAGATGCGCTACGCCGACGCGATCACCGCGTGGGGCGAGGTCGGCGGCTACGACGCCGAGGTGCTGTGGGACACGGTCACCGTCGCCGCGCTCGGCGTGCCCTTCGACCGGGCCCGGTTCCGCGAGGTGCGCACCCTGTCCGGCGGCGAGCAGAAGCGGCTGGTGCTCGAAGCGCTGCTGCGGGGCCCCGAACAGGTGCTGCTGCTCGACGAGCCGGACAACTACCTCGACGTGCCGGGCAAGCGGTGGCTGGAGGAGCGGCTGCGCGAGACCGGCAAGGCCGTGCTGCTGGTCAGCCACGACCGGGAGCTGCTGGACGTCGCCGCCACGCACGTCGTCACGGTGGAGGCCCACTCGGCGTGGACCCACCCCGGCTCGTTCGGCACCTGGCACGCCGCCCGCGCGGCCCGCATCGACCGCCTCGCCGAGCTGCACCGCCGCTGGAACGAGGAGCACGACCACCTCAAGGAGCTCGTCCGCACGCTCCAGATCCAGGCCAGGATCAGCGAGGTGATGGCGGCGAAGTACCGGGTCATGCGGGCCAAGCTGGAGAAGTTCGAGGAGGCGGGCCCGCCGCCGGAGCTGCCGACCGACGAGAAGGTGACGCCGCGCCTGCGCGGTGGCCGCACCGGCGTGCGGGCCGTCATCGTCGAGGACCTCGAGCTGACCGGGCTGATGAAGCCGTTCGACGCGGAGATCTTCTTCGAGGACCGGGTCGCGGTCCTCGGGTCCAACGGCTCGGGCAAGAGCCACTTCCTGCGGCTGCTCGGCGGCGGCGACGTCGCGCACACGGGCGTGTGCCGCCTCGGGGCACGGGTGGTGCCGGGCCTGTTCGCGCAGACCCACCAGCACCCGGAGTGGGTCGGCCGCACGCTGGTCGACGTCCTGTGGCACGGCGAGGGCGGCCGCAAGGGCCTCGACCGGGGCGCGGCGATGGCCGTGCTGAGCCGCTACGGCCTCGCCAAGCAGGGCGACCAGCGGTTCGAGACGCTGTCCGGCGGGCAGCAGGCGCGGTTCCAGGTGCTGCTGCTGGAGCTGTCCGGCGCCACGCTGCTGCTGCTGGACGAGCCGACCGACAACCTCGACCTCAACTCGGCCGAGGCGTTGCAGGACGCGCTGGAGGGCTTCACCGGCACCGTCGTCGCCGTCACCCACGACCGCTGGTTCGCCCGCGGCTTCGACCGGTTCCTGCTGTTCCGGTCCGACGGCGAGGTGGTCGAGGTGGACGAGCCGGTGTGGGACGAGACGCGGGTCAAGCGCGCCCGGTAG
- the zapE gene encoding cell division protein ZapE, giving the protein MSAPPRLSDRTPHVAADELVDALVPPPRFDAVRFDTYLPNPDEPSQAAAVRAGREFAERVTEGGNRGVLGRLFKRSAADDAKPGFYLDGGFGVGKTHLLASVWHAVPGPKAYGTFVELTNLVGALGFAETVRRLSSHKLLAIDEFELDDPGDTMLVTRLLKELTAAGVSVAATSNTLPDKLGEGRFAAADFLREIQSMSAKFTVVRVDGPDYRHRGLPDAPPPMADEDLVAKARSTPGGTLDDFADLCSALARIHPSSYGRLVDGVTAVHLRHVRPAPDQAVALRLVALGDRLYDRDIPVAVSGDALSELFTAEMLRGGYRKKYLRAVSRLVALSR; this is encoded by the coding sequence ATGTCCGCCCCGCCGCGCCTGTCCGACCGAACCCCGCACGTCGCCGCGGACGAGCTGGTGGACGCGCTGGTCCCGCCGCCCCGCTTCGACGCGGTCCGGTTCGACACCTACCTGCCCAACCCGGACGAGCCGAGCCAGGCCGCGGCGGTGCGGGCGGGCCGAGAGTTCGCCGAACGCGTCACCGAGGGCGGCAACCGGGGCGTGCTGGGCCGGCTGTTCAAGCGGTCGGCCGCCGACGACGCCAAACCCGGGTTCTACCTCGACGGCGGGTTCGGCGTCGGCAAGACGCACCTGCTGGCGTCGGTGTGGCACGCCGTGCCCGGCCCCAAGGCCTACGGCACGTTCGTCGAGCTGACCAACCTCGTCGGCGCGCTGGGCTTCGCCGAGACGGTGCGCCGGCTGTCGTCGCACAAGCTGCTCGCGATCGACGAGTTCGAGCTGGACGACCCGGGCGACACGATGCTGGTCACCCGCCTGCTCAAGGAGCTGACGGCGGCGGGCGTGTCGGTCGCGGCCACGTCGAACACGCTGCCGGACAAGCTGGGCGAGGGCCGGTTCGCCGCCGCCGACTTCCTGCGCGAGATCCAGTCGATGTCGGCGAAGTTCACCGTGGTCCGGGTCGACGGCCCCGACTACCGCCACCGCGGCCTGCCCGACGCGCCGCCGCCGATGGCCGACGAGGACCTCGTGGCCAAGGCCCGGAGCACCCCCGGCGGCACGCTGGACGACTTCGCCGACCTGTGCAGCGCGCTGGCCCGCATCCACCCGTCGAGCTACGGCAGGCTGGTGGACGGGGTGACCGCGGTGCACCTGCGCCACGTTCGGCCCGCGCCCGATCAGGCGGTGGCGCTGAGGCTCGTGGCGCTCGGCGACCGGCTCTACGACCGGGACATCCCGGTGGCGGTGTCCGGGGACGCCCTTTCGGAGCTCTTCACGGCCGAAATGCTGCGTGGCGGCTACCGCAAGAAGTACCTGCGGGCGGTATCGCGACTCGTCGCCCTCTCCCGGTGA
- a CDS encoding DUF3040 domain-containing protein — MSEAERRTLSEIETRLADEEPGLASALVAGKPRHPVLSYALVATFGGLGVLLLVLGAIGPALASLGFGALLMLMRGYSWR, encoded by the coding sequence ATGAGCGAAGCGGAACGCCGCACCCTCAGTGAGATCGAAACCAGACTCGCGGACGAGGAGCCGGGCCTGGCCTCGGCGCTCGTCGCCGGGAAACCCCGGCACCCGGTGCTCAGCTACGCCCTCGTGGCCACGTTCGGCGGCCTGGGCGTGCTGCTGCTGGTCCTCGGGGCGATCGGCCCCGCCCTGGCGTCGCTGGGTTTCGGCGCGCTCCTGATGCTGATGCGCGGCTACAGCTGGCGGTGA
- a CDS encoding pyrimidine reductase family protein yields the protein MLWPPRDGEITDEDLERLYDYPAGLDRPWVQVNFVSSVDGAVSVAGRSAGLGNEADRAVFMLGRDLCDVVLVGAGTALVEGYQGIKAGEVRASRRARLGLAPVPPIAVVTGRCSIEPTSALLTAATVPPIILTTRAAPRERRDALAAAGADVVVAGEQTVALDLALAALRERGLLRVDCEGGPKVFGALIDADLVDVLCVTFSPLLAGGDAGRISNGPLPPSPRSMELASVLHHDSALLLRYRKVTPDPVTWSTSPR from the coding sequence ATGTTGTGGCCACCACGTGACGGCGAGATCACCGACGAGGACCTGGAACGGCTCTACGACTACCCCGCCGGGCTCGACCGGCCGTGGGTGCAGGTGAACTTCGTGTCCAGCGTGGACGGTGCGGTGTCGGTGGCCGGGCGCTCCGCCGGGCTGGGCAACGAGGCCGACCGCGCGGTGTTCATGCTCGGCCGCGACCTGTGCGACGTGGTGCTCGTCGGCGCGGGCACGGCCCTCGTCGAGGGCTACCAGGGCATCAAGGCGGGGGAGGTGCGCGCGTCCCGGCGGGCCAGGCTCGGCCTCGCGCCGGTGCCGCCGATCGCCGTGGTGACCGGGCGGTGCTCGATCGAGCCGACGTCCGCGCTGCTGACCGCCGCCACCGTGCCGCCGATCATCCTCACCACCCGGGCCGCGCCGCGGGAGCGGCGTGACGCGCTCGCGGCGGCGGGCGCCGACGTGGTCGTCGCCGGCGAGCAGACCGTGGCCCTGGACCTGGCGCTGGCGGCGCTGCGGGAACGCGGCCTGCTCCGGGTCGACTGCGAGGGCGGGCCGAAGGTGTTCGGCGCGCTGATCGACGCCGACCTCGTCGACGTGCTGTGCGTGACGTTCTCCCCGCTGCTCGCGGGCGGTGACGCCGGCCGGATCTCGAACGGGCCGCTGCCCCCGTCACCCCGGTCGATGGAGCTGGCGTCGGTGCTGCACCACGACAGCGCCCTCCTCCTGCGGTACCGCAAGGTGACGCCCGATCCGGTGACCTGGAGCACATCTCCGCGCTGA